The following coding sequences are from one Ovis canadensis isolate MfBH-ARS-UI-01 breed Bighorn chromosome 7, ARS-UI_OviCan_v2, whole genome shotgun sequence window:
- the LOC138444111 gene encoding olfactory receptor 4K1: MAYTNESMVSEFVLLGLSNSWELQLFFFAIFSIVYVTSVLGNIMIIAIVSSDSHLNSPMYFLLSNLSFIDICQSNFATPKMLVDFFVEHKTISFEGCMAQIFLLHSFVGSEMMLLVAMACDRFIAICKPLHYSTIMNRRLCIIFVFISWAVGILHSVSHLAFTVDLPFCGPNEVDSFFCDLPLVIELACMDTYEMEIMTLTNSGLISLSCFLALIISYTVILITVHHRSSSGPSKALSTLTAHITVVILFFGPCIYFYIWPFSRLSLDKFLSVFYTVCTPLLNPIIYSLRNEDVKSAMKKLRNRHLSFGKN; this comes from the coding sequence ATGGCTTACACAAATGAATCAATGGTATCTGAGTTTGTGCTTCTGGGACTCTCTAATTCTTGGGAacttcagcttttcttttttgccatctTCTCAATAGTGTATGTGACGTCAGTTCTGGGCAACATCATGATAATTGCTATTGTTTCCTCTGACTCCCATTTGAACTCTCCTATGTACTTCCTGCTCAGTAACCTTTCTTTCATTGATATCTGCCAATCTAACTTTGCCACCCCCAAGATGCTTGTGGACTTTTTTGTGGAGCACAAAACTATCTCCTTTGAGGGTTGCATGGCCCAAATATTCCTTCTTCACAGTTTCGTTGGGAGTGAGATGATGTTGCTTGTAGCTATGGCATGTGACAGATTTATAGCCATTTGTAAGCCTCTACACTATAGCACAATTATGAATCGAAGACTCTGtataatttttgtgtttatttcctgGGCTGTGGGTATTCTTCATTCTGTGAGCCACTTGGCTTTTACAGTGGATCTGCCATTCTGTGGCCCCAATGAGGTAGACAGCTTCTTTTGTGACCTTCCCCTGGTGATCGAGTTGGCTTGCATGGATACTTATGAGATGGAAATTATGACTCTAACTAACAGTGGCCTGATATCACTGAGCTGTTTTCTGGCTTTAATTATTTCCTACACTGTCATTTTGATCACTGTCCATCACcgttcctccagtggaccatccAAGGCACTTTCTACATTAACTGCCCATATCACGGTGGTGATTCTTTTCTTTGGgccttgcatttatttttatatatggcctTTTAGCAGACTTTCTCTGGATAAGTTCCTTTCTGTGTTCTACACTGTTTGTACACCTCTGTTGAATCCCATCATCTACTCTCTGAGAAATGAGGATGTTAAATCAGCCATGAAAAAATTGAGAAACCGTCATTTGAGCTTCGGGAAAAACTAG
- the LOC138444110 gene encoding olfactory receptor 4K5, whose product MDKVNSSVVSEFVLLGLSSSRELQLFFFVFFSVLYVVIVLGNLLIILTVTSDNSLHSPMYFLLGNLSFVDICQASFATPKMITDFLSEHKTISFSGCIAQIFFIHLFTGGEMMLLVSMAYDRYVAVCKPLHYVVIMSRRMCTVLVMLSWAVGLVHTLSQLSFTVNLPFCGPNAVDSFFCDLPRVTKLACLDSYIIEVLIVVNSGILSLSTFSLLVSSYIIIFITVCFKSSAAMTKAFSTLAAHITIVILFFGPCISIYVWPFTSYPVDKVLTIFYTIFTPILNPIIYTLRNRDMKTALRKILTRYSRPKKISEMPVIVRNSLY is encoded by the coding sequence GATAAGGTCAATTCATCGGTGGTGTCTGAGTTTGTGTTACTGGGACTCTCTAGTTCTCGGgagctccagctcttctttttCGTGTTCTTCTCTGTGTTATATGTGGTCATTGTGCTGGGAAACCTTCTCATTATCCTCACAGTGACCTCTGACAACAGCCTGCACTCTCCCATGTACTTTCTCTTGGGAAACCTTTCCTTTGTGGACATCTGCCAGGCTTCCTTTGCTACTCCTAAGATGATTACTGATTTTCTGAGTGAACACAAGACCATCTCCTTCAGTGGCTGCATAGCTCAGATTTTCTTCATTCACCTTTTCACTGGAGGGGAGATGATGCTACTTGTGTCCATGGCCTATGACAGATACGTAGCCGTATGCAAACCCCTGCACTATGTTGTCATCATGAGCCGAAGGATGTGCACTGTTCTGGTAATGCTCTCCTGGGCTGTGGGCTTGGTGCACACACTGAGCCAGTTGTCATTTACTGTGAATCTGCCTTTTTGTGGGCCCAATGCAGTAGACAGCTTTTTCTGTGACCTCCCTCGAGTGACCAAGCTTGCCTGCCTGGACTCTTACATCATTGAAGTACTCATTGTAGTCAATAGTGGAATCCTTTCCTTAAGCACTTTCTCACTCTTGGTCAGCTCTTATATCATTATTTTCATCACTGTCTGCTTTAAGTCTTCTGCCGCAATGACCAAAGCATTTTCTACTCTGGCTGCCCATATTACTATAGTAATATTATTCTTTGGACCTTGCATATCCATCTACGTGTGGCCCTTTACCAGCTACCCTGTGGATAAAGTTCTCACCATATTTTATACCATTTTCACTCCCATTCTAAACCCCATTATTTATACATTAAGGAACAGAGATATGAAGACTGCCTTGAGGAAAATTCTGACCCGTTATTCGAGGCCCAAGAAAATTTCTGAAATGCCAGTAATAGTGAGGAATTCCCTTTATTAA
- the LOC138444112 gene encoding olfactory receptor 4K1-like, with translation MSLLNNKSVVTEFILLGLSSSRELQLFLFFIFSAFYGAAVMGNILIILTVITDSRLHSPMYFLLSNLSFIDVCQATFATPKMIADFLSEHKTITFKGCMSQIFFLHVFGGSEMVLLVAMAYDRYIAICKPLHYMTIMSRRTCTVLVGVSWATGILHSASHLVFTIDLPFCGPNKVDNFFCDLPLVIKLACLDTYVFEILVLTNSGLLSLIRFLLLLISYTIILATVHRQASGGTSRALSTLSAHITVVVLFFGPLIFIYIWPFESFTIDKFISVFFTVFTPLLNPMIYTLRNKDVKEAMKKLRNQHVGSKEAF, from the exons ATGTCATTGCTAAA CAATAAGTCAGTGGTTACTGAATTCATTTTGTTGGGCCTGTCTAGCTCTCGGGAACTccagctcttccttttctttatcttctctgcGTTTTATGGTGCTGCAGTGATGGGAAACATTCTTATCATTCTCACAGTGATTACAGACTCTCGATTGCATTCTCCGATGTACTTTCTTCTTAGCAATCTCTCCTTCATTGATGTATGTCAGGCTACATTTGCCACTCCCAAGATGATTGCAGATTTCCTCAGTGAACACAAGACCATCACTTTCAAGGGATGCAtgtcacagatttttttcttgcatGTTTTTGGGGGCAGTGAGATGGTACTTCTTGTTGCCATGGCCTATGACAGATATATCGCTATATGCAAACCTCTGCATTACATGACCATCATGAGCCGAAGAACGTGCACTGTCCTGGTGGGGGTCTCCTGGGCCACTGGCATCTTGCACTCAGCCAGTCACCTGGTATTCACAATAGATCTTCCTTTCTGTGGACCCAACAAGGTAGACAATTTCTTTTGCGATCTCCCCCTTGTGATTAAACTTGCCTGCTTGGACACCTATGTTTTCGAGATACTGGTGCTCACAAATAGTGGCCTGTTGTCACTTATCCGTTTTCTCCTTTTGCTCATTTCTTACACTATCATCCTTGCTACTGTCCATCGCCAAGCCTCTGGTGGGACATCCAGGGCACTTTCCACTCTGTCCGCCCACATTACTGTTGTAGTTCTGTTCTTTGGCCCATTAATCTTTATCTATATTTGGCCCTTTGAAAGCTTCACAATTGATAAATTTATCTCTGTGTTTTTTACTGTATTCACTCCTCTTCTTAACCCTATGATTTACACTCTAAGGAATAAAGATGTAAAGGAAGCCATGAAGAAACTAAGGAACCAACATGTGGGTTCCAAGGAAGCCTTTTAG